Proteins encoded by one window of Halomonas sp. Bachu 37:
- a CDS encoding Na+/H+ antiporter subunit G gives MSFITEIIISLVLVAGGIFVFIGSLGMAHLPDFYMRLHGPTKATTLGIGCMLFASMLYFWSVDGKPDIQEVLITLFLFLTAPVSAHLLAKTGLHLCLKHIDITQGKPAELSPEEVGEKPVLHPDKGHG, from the coding sequence ATGTCTTTCATCACTGAAATCATCATCTCGCTAGTGCTCGTGGCAGGCGGTATCTTCGTCTTCATCGGCTCGCTGGGCATGGCTCACCTGCCTGACTTCTACATGCGACTCCACGGGCCGACGAAAGCCACTACCCTGGGCATCGGCTGCATGCTATTTGCGTCGATGCTGTACTTCTGGTCCGTCGACGGCAAGCCGGATATCCAGGAAGTGCTGATTACCCTGTTTCTCTTTCTCACCGCCCCAGTAAGCGCTCACTTGCTGGCCAAGACCGGCCTGCACCTGTGCCTCAAGCATATCGACATTACCCAGGGCAAGCCGGCGGAGTTATCGCCGGAAGAAGTCGGCGAAAAACCCGTGCTGCATCCCGATAAGGGCCATGGTTGA
- a CDS encoding monovalent cation/H+ antiporter subunit A: MTLLWITVLPLLGVLVPALSAKRERRICSLATAALPALALLLTLSQVPALADGETLRFSLAWMPELGLELALRLDGLTLLFNLLILGIGLLILLYAHFYLAADEPFGRFYAFLMLFMASMVGIAMADNLMLLWLFWEMTSLSSFLLIGFWSYRSDARKGARMALTVTGAGGLALLAGLLMLGDMAGSFDMDVVLASGDLIRSDARYPLMLGLVLLGAFTKSAQFPFQFWLPHAMAAPTPVSAYLHSATMVKAGIFLMARLHPAIAGSELWSVVVPLVGIVTMLYGAWFALIKTDLKAILAFSTVSHLGLITVLLGVGSPMAVLAALFHILNHATFKAALFMSAGIIDHETGTRELKQLGGLRRAMPVTALLTTLAAAAMAGLPLLNGFLSKEMLFTETLATPVWAGLSWLLPVLATLGGILSVAYSLRLVHAVFFKPAREQPPKAAHEPPHLMRLPVEILVVLCILVGIVPAVMATGLLDLAARAVLTEPLVFYLSIWHGVNLPLIMSLIAVIAGVAMYWQDAEVRRFTQTFRDVDARRVFERAMVWMSYKAETFVAYFEGNSLQRYMGLLLFSALSMAVIGLAGMTDLTGSQGNQPIDGIVLLGAGLLIFGGIGTAATHRYRLISLLLLSVVGLVVALTFARFSAPDLALTQLSVEVVTMILLMLSLFFLPQKTPPESTPIRNLRDIILAASLGLAVASLNYAVMTRDTGTISDFFMANSVPGGGGHNVVNVILVDFRGFDTLGEITVLALAGLAIFKLLNRLRLFIPHSDGEGRVWSPDRYPMILTSISMALLPLALLVSAFIFLRGHNQPGGGFIAGLITAVALILLYMARGVDWAQQRLNFPYQPVAVVGVGIATLTGLGSWLFGYPFLTSAFGHFHLPLLGDFELATALLFDLGVYLAVVGATLMILANLGKVTTPHRPSKQPETPEPTPQSRETH, translated from the coding sequence ATGACATTGCTGTGGATCACTGTACTGCCGTTACTCGGTGTTTTGGTACCGGCCCTGAGCGCCAAGCGGGAGCGACGAATCTGCTCGCTTGCCACCGCCGCTCTGCCGGCCCTGGCGCTGTTGCTGACGCTATCCCAGGTACCGGCCTTGGCCGATGGCGAAACACTGCGCTTCTCTCTGGCCTGGATGCCTGAGCTGGGACTGGAACTGGCATTGCGCCTGGACGGGCTGACCTTGCTGTTCAATCTGTTGATCCTGGGTATCGGCCTGCTGATCCTGCTGTACGCCCACTTCTACCTGGCAGCCGACGAACCATTCGGGCGCTTTTATGCCTTTCTGATGCTGTTCATGGCCTCCATGGTGGGAATCGCCATGGCCGATAATCTGATGCTGCTGTGGCTGTTCTGGGAGATGACCAGTCTCTCCTCGTTCCTGCTGATCGGCTTCTGGTCCTATCGCAGCGATGCCCGCAAGGGCGCGCGCATGGCCCTGACCGTCACCGGCGCCGGGGGCCTGGCGCTACTTGCAGGACTACTCATGCTGGGCGACATGGCGGGTAGCTTCGACATGGACGTGGTCCTCGCCAGTGGCGACCTGATCCGCAGCGATGCCCGCTATCCACTGATGCTGGGGCTAGTGCTGCTGGGGGCTTTCACCAAATCCGCGCAGTTTCCCTTCCAGTTCTGGCTGCCCCACGCCATGGCCGCGCCGACGCCCGTCTCGGCCTATCTGCACTCGGCCACCATGGTCAAGGCGGGAATCTTCCTCATGGCTCGCTTGCATCCCGCTATTGCCGGAAGCGAGCTGTGGTCGGTGGTGGTGCCGCTGGTGGGTATCGTCACCATGCTCTATGGCGCCTGGTTCGCCCTGATAAAGACCGACCTAAAAGCCATTCTGGCCTTTTCGACCGTCAGCCACCTGGGCCTGATTACGGTACTGCTGGGTGTCGGTAGTCCCATGGCGGTACTGGCGGCGTTGTTTCATATTCTCAACCACGCCACCTTCAAGGCCGCCCTGTTCATGAGCGCCGGGATTATCGACCATGAAACCGGCACCCGGGAATTGAAGCAGTTGGGTGGCCTGAGGCGTGCCATGCCTGTTACCGCGCTATTGACCACGCTTGCCGCGGCGGCCATGGCCGGGCTGCCCCTGCTCAACGGGTTTCTGTCCAAGGAGATGTTGTTCACCGAGACCCTGGCCACCCCGGTGTGGGCCGGCCTGAGCTGGCTGCTGCCGGTTCTCGCCACTTTGGGCGGTATCCTGTCCGTGGCCTACTCCCTGCGCCTGGTGCATGCCGTATTCTTCAAGCCGGCCCGAGAGCAGCCGCCGAAAGCCGCCCACGAGCCACCGCACCTGATGCGTCTACCCGTCGAAATTCTGGTTGTCCTGTGCATCCTGGTGGGCATCGTTCCCGCCGTGATGGCTACCGGACTGCTCGATCTTGCCGCACGAGCAGTGCTCACCGAACCGCTGGTTTTCTATCTGTCCATCTGGCATGGCGTCAACCTGCCGCTGATCATGAGCCTCATCGCCGTCATCGCCGGGGTTGCGATGTATTGGCAGGACGCGGAGGTACGCCGTTTTACCCAAACATTCCGGGACGTCGATGCACGCCGGGTATTCGAGCGGGCCATGGTCTGGATGAGCTACAAGGCAGAAACCTTCGTAGCCTATTTCGAAGGCAATTCGTTGCAACGCTACATGGGGTTGCTGCTGTTCTCCGCCTTATCCATGGCGGTGATAGGCCTGGCGGGCATGACCGATCTCACCGGATCTCAAGGTAACCAGCCTATCGACGGCATCGTGCTGTTGGGGGCGGGCCTGCTGATCTTCGGTGGTATCGGTACCGCCGCAACACATCGCTATCGCTTGATTTCACTGCTGCTGCTTTCAGTGGTAGGTCTGGTGGTAGCCTTGACCTTCGCGCGCTTCTCGGCACCCGATCTGGCGCTTACCCAGCTTTCGGTGGAAGTGGTGACCATGATCCTGCTGATGCTGTCGCTGTTTTTCCTGCCGCAAAAGACGCCGCCCGAATCCACCCCCATACGCAACCTGCGCGATATCATTCTCGCCGCCTCCCTGGGATTGGCGGTTGCCAGTCTCAACTATGCGGTGATGACCCGCGACACCGGGACGATTTCGGATTTCTTCATGGCCAACAGCGTACCCGGCGGGGGCGGGCACAATGTGGTCAACGTCATTCTGGTCGATTTCCGTGGTTTCGATACGCTGGGCGAAATCACCGTGCTGGCCCTGGCGGGCCTGGCCATCTTCAAGCTGCTCAACCGCTTGCGCCTGTTCATCCCGCATAGCGATGGAGAAGGCCGAGTGTGGTCACCGGATCGCTACCCGATGATTCTGACGTCGATCTCGATGGCCCTGCTGCCCCTGGCGCTGCTGGTCTCCGCCTTCATCTTCCTGCGCGGCCACAACCAGCCCGGCGGCGGGTTCATCGCCGGACTCATCACCGCCGTGGCCTTGATCCTCCTTTACATGGCCCGTGGCGTGGATTGGGCGCAGCAGCGGCTGAATTTTCCTTACCAGCCGGTGGCCGTCGTCGGGGTAGGCATTGCCACTCTTACTGGCCTGGGTAGCTGGCTATTCGGTTATCCATTTCTCACCTCCGCCTTCGGCCACTTCCACTTGCCGTTGCTGGGGGACTTCGAGCTGGCCACGGCTTTGCTGTTCGATCTCGGTGTCTATCTTGCCGTCGTCGGCGCCACACTGATGATCCTGGCCAACCTGGGCAAAGTGACCACGCCGCACCGACCCAGCAAACAACCCGAGACGCCGGAGCCGACACCGCAATCCAGGGAGACTCACTGA
- a CDS encoding Na+/H+ antiporter subunit E has translation MITPRRWLPTPLLSLLLLFVWLLLVRSVAFGQIFLGGVLAIIIPLLTYRFWDAQPRLGRPLLLLRFVLRVLRDIFTANFEVAWLIANPWRRLNPHFIVYPLMLEERFTITLLASTISLTPGTVSANLRMDGKSLLIHALDEQDEDALIERIRERYERPLKEIYEC, from the coding sequence ATGATCACCCCTCGCCGCTGGCTTCCCACTCCATTGTTATCGCTGTTGCTGCTGTTCGTCTGGCTGTTGCTGGTGCGCAGCGTGGCTTTCGGCCAGATTTTCCTGGGCGGGGTGCTGGCAATCATCATTCCGCTGCTGACCTACCGCTTCTGGGACGCCCAGCCGCGGCTGGGCCGGCCGTTACTGTTGCTGCGCTTCGTGCTTCGTGTGCTGCGGGATATCTTCACCGCCAATTTCGAGGTGGCATGGCTGATCGCCAACCCCTGGCGGCGCCTGAACCCGCATTTCATCGTCTACCCGCTGATGCTGGAAGAGCGATTCACCATCACCCTTCTGGCCAGCACGATCAGCCTCACGCCGGGAACGGTATCGGCCAACCTGCGCATGGATGGAAAAAGCCTGCTCATTCATGCCCTCGATGAACAGGATGAAGACGCCTTGATTGAACGGATTCGCGAACGCTACGAACGTCCGCTCAAGGAGATCTACGAATGTTAA
- the parC gene encoding DNA topoisomerase IV subunit A, with product MTMDIQVAEGDVERLSLRDYSEKAYLDYSMYVILDRALPNIGDGMKPVQRRIVYAMRELALNASAKYKKSARTVGDVLGKFHPHGDSACYEAMVLMAQPFSYRYPLVDGQGNWGSPDDPKSFAAMRYTEARLSKFAEVLLAELGQGTVDWTPNFDGTMNEPVVLPAQLPHVLLNGGTGIAVGMATDIPPHNVAEVVEATCHLLRHPEATTADLMQFVPGPDFPTTAEIITPAEDLRKLYESGRGSVKLRGRYVREEANIVVTALPYQVSGAKVLEQIAAQMNAKKLPMVADLRDESTHEEPTRLVIEPRSNRIDVESLMAHLFATTDLEKNVRVNMNVIGLDGRPRVMPLADMLGEWLRFRRTTVRRRLQHRLGKVEDRLHLLEGLLTAYLNIDEVIRIIREEDEPKPALIAAFGLSERQAEAILELRLRHLAKLEEMKIRGEQDELETERKRLEGLLGSEAKLTTLMEKEIRAAGKGHGDERRSPLVEREDARALSEVELLGADPITVVLSAKGWIRAAKGHDIDPEGLSYKAGDTFHLAAKGKTNQPLVLLDDTGRAYTLAAHNLPSARGQGEPVTGRVNVSAGAQMTGLMLAPPESRFLLASDGGYGFVARLDALTGKNKAGKAVLSVPKGCSVMPPVAVPGGEGHWVAAVSNEGRLLLFALEQLPEMAKGKGIKMLDIPGPRAARREEFMRDMTVVPSGAALVVHAGKRRLTLKAADLEYYRGERGRRGSKLPRGFQKVDRIEAEE from the coding sequence ATGACCATGGACATCCAAGTGGCGGAGGGGGACGTCGAACGCCTCTCCCTGCGAGACTACAGCGAAAAAGCGTATCTCGATTACTCGATGTACGTGATTCTCGACCGGGCCTTGCCCAATATCGGCGACGGCATGAAGCCGGTACAGCGGCGTATCGTCTACGCCATGCGCGAACTGGCCTTGAACGCCAGTGCCAAGTACAAGAAGTCGGCGCGTACCGTGGGCGATGTCCTGGGCAAGTTCCACCCCCATGGCGATAGCGCCTGCTACGAAGCCATGGTGCTGATGGCGCAGCCGTTCAGCTACCGTTATCCGCTGGTGGACGGGCAGGGCAACTGGGGCAGCCCCGACGATCCCAAGTCGTTCGCCGCCATGCGCTATACCGAGGCGCGGCTGTCCAAGTTCGCCGAAGTGCTGCTGGCGGAGCTTGGCCAGGGCACGGTCGACTGGACTCCCAATTTCGACGGCACCATGAACGAACCCGTGGTGCTGCCGGCCCAGCTGCCCCATGTGCTGCTCAACGGCGGGACCGGAATAGCGGTGGGCATGGCGACGGATATCCCGCCGCATAACGTGGCGGAAGTGGTCGAGGCGACGTGTCATCTGCTGCGCCACCCCGAGGCCACGACCGCGGACCTGATGCAGTTCGTGCCGGGACCGGACTTTCCCACGACGGCGGAAATCATCACCCCCGCCGAAGACCTGCGCAAACTCTACGAAAGCGGACGCGGATCGGTGAAGCTGCGCGGGCGCTATGTGCGTGAAGAGGCCAATATCGTGGTCACCGCCCTGCCGTATCAGGTCAGTGGGGCCAAGGTCCTCGAGCAGATCGCCGCCCAGATGAACGCCAAGAAACTGCCCATGGTGGCGGATCTGCGCGACGAGTCGACCCACGAGGAGCCGACCCGGTTGGTCATCGAGCCGCGCTCGAACCGCATCGACGTCGAGTCGCTGATGGCCCACCTGTTCGCCACCACCGACCTGGAAAAGAACGTTCGCGTCAACATGAACGTGATCGGCCTCGATGGGCGTCCCCGGGTAATGCCGCTGGCGGACATGCTGGGCGAATGGCTGCGTTTTCGCCGTACCACCGTGCGTCGCCGCCTGCAGCATCGCCTGGGCAAAGTGGAGGATCGCCTGCATCTGCTGGAAGGTTTGCTTACCGCTTATCTCAATATCGACGAAGTGATACGCATCATTCGCGAGGAGGATGAGCCCAAGCCCGCGTTGATTGCCGCGTTTGGTCTCTCCGAGCGTCAGGCGGAAGCCATCCTGGAGCTGCGCCTGCGCCATCTGGCCAAACTCGAGGAAATGAAGATTCGCGGTGAGCAGGATGAGCTGGAAACCGAACGCAAGCGCCTCGAGGGCTTGCTGGGAAGCGAGGCCAAGCTGACCACCTTGATGGAAAAGGAGATTCGCGCCGCGGGCAAGGGGCATGGCGACGAGCGCCGCTCGCCCCTGGTCGAGCGCGAGGACGCCAGGGCGCTCTCCGAAGTGGAACTGCTGGGGGCCGACCCGATCACCGTGGTGCTTTCCGCCAAGGGCTGGATACGCGCAGCCAAGGGCCACGATATCGACCCCGAAGGGCTTTCCTACAAGGCCGGCGACACGTTTCATCTCGCCGCAAAGGGAAAAACCAATCAACCATTGGTACTGCTGGACGATACTGGCCGCGCCTACACCCTGGCGGCGCACAATCTGCCCAGCGCACGGGGCCAGGGCGAGCCGGTAACCGGTCGCGTCAATGTATCCGCCGGCGCGCAGATGACGGGATTGATGCTGGCGCCGCCTGAGAGCCGTTTTCTGCTGGCGTCTGACGGCGGCTACGGTTTCGTTGCCCGGCTTGACGCGCTGACGGGCAAGAACAAGGCAGGCAAGGCGGTGCTCAGCGTGCCCAAGGGGTGCAGCGTGATGCCTCCGGTTGCGGTGCCCGGCGGGGAAGGCCACTGGGTGGCGGCGGTTTCCAACGAGGGTCGTCTGCTGCTGTTCGCCCTCGAACAATTGCCCGAAATGGCCAAGGGAAAAGGCATCAAGATGCTGGATATTCCCGGCCCAAGGGCGGCTCGCCGCGAAGAGTTCATGCGCGACATGACGGTGGTGCCCAGTGGCGCGGCGCTGGTGGTACACGCCGGCAAGCGGCGGTTGACGCTCAAGGCGGCGGATCTCGAGTACTATCGAGGTGAGCGTGGGCGGCGCGGCAGCAAATTGCCACGCGGCTTCCAGAAGGTAGATCGAATCGAGGCGGAGGAGTAA
- a CDS encoding monovalent cation/H+ antiporter subunit D produces the protein MMQHLIVLPVVLPLVAGILLLFQRQGMVRFKRIISVGATAVLLLVSIALLSRAAGGEITYYALGDWQPPFGIVLVVDRLSALMVLLTAILALGAAVFACAGEDERGSNFHGLFQWQLMGINGAFLTGDLFNLFVFFEVLLLASYALLLHGGGKARIQAGVHYVVLNLAGSSLFLIAVGILYGATGTLNMADMAIRLADLPAERQGLVTAGALMLLVVFGLKAAILPLYFWLPRAYAAAPAPVAALFAIMTKVGIYAILRVYSLIFGETAVELTALEQPWVWWLGLATLVVAGISILAARDLRLLVAYLVLVSIGTLLAGIGMRNPDATSALLYYLIHTTLVTGGLFLLAEMIGLQRGKAGTRLVKGRPMQQGGWLAGLFFIGAIAVAGLPPLSGAVGKALMLGAVEGYQQYWLWPILLLVSLTSLIALSRAGSTLFWRSHRGGKGGNSLPRSQWLGTAGLLSAAPLMVVLGGPISDYTRATAEQLATPELMTNALLPDAGETP, from the coding sequence ATGATGCAGCACCTGATTGTTCTTCCCGTCGTGCTGCCCTTGGTTGCCGGTATCCTGTTACTCTTTCAACGCCAGGGAATGGTTCGTTTCAAGCGCATCATCAGCGTTGGTGCAACCGCTGTGCTGCTGCTAGTGAGCATCGCCCTGCTGAGCCGGGCTGCTGGTGGCGAGATTACTTACTATGCTCTTGGCGATTGGCAGCCACCGTTCGGTATCGTGCTGGTCGTCGATCGACTGTCGGCGTTGATGGTACTGCTGACGGCGATTCTCGCACTCGGTGCCGCGGTATTCGCCTGTGCTGGGGAAGACGAGAGAGGCAGCAATTTCCATGGTCTCTTTCAATGGCAGCTGATGGGGATCAACGGCGCCTTCCTGACCGGCGATCTGTTCAACCTTTTCGTCTTCTTCGAGGTTCTGCTGCTCGCCTCCTATGCCTTGCTGCTGCACGGTGGCGGCAAGGCCCGCATTCAGGCCGGCGTGCATTACGTGGTGCTCAATCTCGCCGGTTCCTCGCTGTTCCTGATTGCGGTGGGCATACTCTACGGCGCCACGGGCACATTGAACATGGCGGACATGGCCATTCGCCTGGCCGACCTTCCCGCGGAGCGCCAGGGCCTGGTAACCGCCGGCGCCTTGATGCTGCTGGTGGTCTTCGGGCTCAAGGCGGCCATCCTGCCGCTCTACTTCTGGTTGCCCCGGGCCTATGCCGCCGCGCCAGCGCCGGTCGCCGCCCTTTTCGCCATCATGACCAAGGTGGGAATCTACGCCATCCTGCGCGTCTATTCGCTGATATTCGGTGAGACTGCCGTCGAGCTCACCGCCTTGGAGCAACCCTGGGTATGGTGGCTGGGCCTGGCAACGCTAGTAGTCGCGGGTATCAGCATCCTGGCGGCGCGCGATTTGCGCCTGCTGGTCGCCTATCTTGTTCTGGTCTCCATCGGCACTCTGCTGGCCGGTATCGGCATGCGTAACCCCGACGCCACCTCGGCGCTGCTCTACTATTTGATTCATACCACCCTGGTGACAGGGGGGCTGTTCCTGCTGGCGGAGATGATCGGGTTACAACGCGGCAAGGCGGGCACCCGTCTGGTAAAAGGGCGGCCAATGCAGCAAGGCGGCTGGCTGGCAGGGCTATTCTTCATCGGGGCTATCGCCGTTGCCGGCCTACCGCCGCTTTCCGGCGCAGTGGGCAAGGCCCTGATGCTCGGCGCTGTCGAAGGCTATCAGCAATATTGGCTATGGCCGATCCTGCTGTTGGTCAGCCTGACCTCCCTGATCGCCTTGTCCCGCGCCGGTTCCACCCTGTTCTGGCGCAGCCATCGCGGCGGCAAGGGAGGGAATTCGCTTCCCCGCAGCCAATGGCTGGGCACCGCCGGGCTATTGAGTGCGGCTCCGCTGATGGTGGTACTGGGTGGTCCGATAAGTGATTACACCCGAGCCACCGCCGAGCAGCTTGCCACACCCGAGCTGATGACCAACGCCTTGCTACCCGATGCCGGAGAGACGCCATGA
- the serB gene encoding phosphoserine phosphatase SerB, translated as MAKRLLIRATGVARPGQLAGLGQALARSGARLLDINQSVTFGMLSLEALVGLDHDSALEAALSETGDALGLDVQAIAVSAADYHRWSSEASRPRLILTLLAPRLPAGILAEVGGLTAEFGLTVELIHRLSGREPLDGEAPSTGACVECWLRGEETDLDALREKALALGAQHGVDIALQEDSIWRRHRRLVCFDMDSTLIQTEVIDELARRHGVGEEVAEVTERAMRGELDFQHSFRERMSKLAGLDESVLAEIAEELPLMDGVERLMRNLKRLGYRTAILSGGFTYFARHLQDRLGFDEIHANELVIENGKVTGEVREPIVDAERKAELLEAIALREGFTLEQTIAVGDGANDLKMLAKAGLGIAFRAKPLVRAQARQAISTLGIDAVLYLIGYRQVDLEEEAG; from the coding sequence ATGGCAAAGCGACTATTGATTCGTGCCACGGGGGTGGCCCGTCCCGGCCAGCTGGCGGGTCTGGGGCAAGCCTTGGCCAGAAGCGGGGCGCGGCTACTCGACATCAATCAGAGCGTGACCTTCGGCATGCTTTCGCTGGAGGCCCTGGTCGGGCTGGATCACGACAGTGCTCTTGAAGCGGCTCTCAGCGAGACCGGAGACGCCCTGGGGCTGGATGTTCAGGCGATTGCGGTCAGCGCTGCGGATTATCATCGCTGGAGCAGCGAGGCGAGTCGTCCCCGGCTGATCCTTACCCTGCTGGCGCCGCGCTTGCCGGCAGGTATCCTGGCCGAAGTCGGCGGCTTGACCGCCGAGTTCGGTCTCACCGTGGAGTTGATTCACCGGCTTTCGGGGCGAGAGCCCCTGGATGGTGAAGCCCCCTCCACTGGCGCTTGCGTGGAGTGCTGGTTGCGCGGCGAGGAAACCGATCTCGATGCGCTGCGGGAGAAGGCCTTGGCATTGGGGGCCCAGCACGGTGTCGATATTGCCTTGCAGGAGGACTCCATCTGGCGCCGCCATCGTCGCCTGGTGTGTTTCGATATGGACTCCACCCTGATCCAGACCGAAGTGATCGACGAACTCGCCCGTCGCCATGGTGTGGGCGAAGAGGTCGCCGAGGTGACCGAACGGGCGATGCGCGGCGAACTCGATTTCCAGCACAGTTTCCGCGAGCGCATGAGCAAGCTGGCCGGCCTGGATGAGTCCGTGCTGGCCGAGATCGCCGAAGAACTGCCGCTCATGGACGGCGTCGAGCGGCTGATGCGAAATCTCAAGCGTTTGGGGTATCGCACCGCGATCCTGTCCGGCGGCTTTACCTATTTCGCCCGCCATCTTCAGGACAGGCTCGGCTTCGACGAGATTCACGCCAACGAACTGGTGATAGAAAACGGCAAGGTCACTGGCGAGGTGCGTGAACCGATCGTGGATGCCGAGCGCAAGGCCGAATTGCTGGAAGCCATCGCGCTGCGCGAAGGTTTTACTCTGGAACAGACGATCGCCGTGGGCGACGGGGCGAACGACTTGAAGATGCTGGCCAAGGCCGGGCTGGGCATCGCCTTTCGCGCCAAGCCCTTGGTGCGAGCCCAGGCGCGCCAGGCGATCTCCACGCTAGGAATCGATGCCGTGCTCTACCTGATCGGCTATCGTCAGGTGGATCTGGAAGAGGAGGCCGGCTGA
- a CDS encoding Na+/H+ antiporter subunit C, with the protein METLYAITTGVLTACGLYLTLRGRTFPVVVGLTLLSYAVNLFLFSMGGLTTDGAALVNGAQYHADPLPQALVLTAIVIGFAMTAFVVILAMRARSEVGNDHVDGNKDDRS; encoded by the coding sequence ATGGAAACCCTTTACGCCATTACTACCGGCGTTCTCACGGCCTGCGGCCTCTACTTGACCCTGCGTGGGCGCACCTTCCCCGTGGTGGTGGGCCTGACGCTTCTCTCCTACGCCGTGAACCTGTTTCTGTTCTCCATGGGCGGTTTGACCACCGATGGCGCGGCGCTCGTCAACGGCGCGCAATATCATGCCGACCCTTTGCCGCAAGCCCTGGTGCTCACGGCCATCGTGATCGGCTTCGCCATGACGGCTTTCGTGGTGATCCTCGCCATGCGCGCACGCAGCGAGGTCGGCAATGATCATGTCGACGGCAACAAGGATGATCGCTCATGA
- a CDS encoding K+/H+ antiporter subunit F — translation MLSIALYITLALVVMALLLNVYRLTVGPDMPDRILALDTMYVNSIALIVLLGLWLNSKTYFESALLIAMLGFISTVAVCKYLLRGDIIE, via the coding sequence ATGTTAAGCATTGCCTTGTACATCACCCTCGCCTTGGTCGTCATGGCGCTGTTGCTCAACGTCTATCGCCTGACCGTGGGACCGGACATGCCCGACCGCATCCTGGCCCTGGACACCATGTACGTGAATTCCATCGCCCTGATCGTTCTGCTCGGCCTGTGGTTGAACAGCAAGACCTATTTCGAATCCGCGTTACTGATCGCCATGCTTGGTTTCATCAGCACCGTTGCGGTGTGCAAGTACTTACTGCGGGGAGATATCATCGAATGA